From Triticum aestivum cultivar Chinese Spring chromosome 4A, IWGSC CS RefSeq v2.1, whole genome shotgun sequence, a single genomic window includes:
- the LOC123085263 gene encoding ribosomal protein S4, mitochondrial: MPALRFKTCRLLPGNVRNRELSLIQRRILRRLRNKRRSIKRNLSRRENRNSNIKSQTTRKLSLYYGDLPIREMHRGRELTSYIPFLLNQETRSDVIPVRLHFSDTLPQARQPISHRRVCLNNGLVTITHLKVSHGDLISFKENDARTRGFEIRRSFYIDISVGKIIGKFLSAISVGKRRGKFLPARIWRRTKKEWFRLLTTQRGCRLLLKSKELQKLRSYMQEEDFERTKKFGSAKVCLGSSFAEHNRMKRNLFHFKYFFLLKRGKEKNRNLPTRTISPFVEKSSLYSNSTYCSGSPFTRKIRIKRIELPTHYSEVNHRTLKAVVSYGPNIGHIPHDIRLKDPNLPLRSGNGRGQNI; this comes from the coding sequence ATGCCAGCATTAAGATTTAAAACGTGTCGTCTACTTCCAGGAAATGTTCGGAACAGAGAACTTTCTCTAATCCAACGCCGTATTCTCCGAAGATTGAGGAACAAGAGGAGATCCATTAAAAGAAATCTTTCTCGGAGAGAAAATCGAAACAGTAACATCAAATCACAAACTACACGAAAGTTGTCTCTTTATTATGGGGATTTACCCATAAGGGAGATGCACAGAGGAAGAGAACTAACTTCATATATCCCTTTTTTACTCAATCAAGAAACAAGATCGGACGTGATTCCGGTTCGTCTCCATTTTAGTGACACTCTTCCTCAAGCAAGGCAGCCGATAAGTCATCGAAGGGTTTGTTTGAATAATGGACTGGTAACCATTACTCATTTGAAAGTTTCCCACGGTGATCTAATATCTTTTAAAGAAAATGACGCGAGAACCCGCGGTTTTGAAATAAGGAGATCTTTCTATATCGACATATCAGTTGGAAAAATCATAGGCAAATTCCTATCGGCCATATCAGTTGGAAAAAGAAGAGGCAAATTCCTACCGGCCAGAATCTGgagaagaacaaaaaaagaatGGTTCCGCTTACTCACAACTCAGAGGGGATGCCGCTTACTACTCAAATCCAAGGAATTGCAAAAGTTGCGTTCTTATATGCAAGAAGAAGACTTTGAAAGAACAAAGAAGTTTGGATCCGCAAAAGTATGCTTAGGCAGTTCCTTCGCTGAGCACAACAGAATGAAGAGGAATTTGTTTCATTTCAAATACTTCTTCTTATTGAAAAGAGGGAAGGAGAAAAACCGAAATCTTCCTACTCGAACAATAAGTCCTTTTGTAGAAAAGTCTTCTTTATATAGTAATTCGACCTATTGCTCCGGATCCCCGTTTACTAGGAAGATAagaatcaaaaggatcgaactacctACTCATTATTCGGAGGTGAATCATAGAACACTAAAAGCTGTGGTATCTTATGGACCTAACATAGGTCACATCCCTCACGACATAAGATTGAAAGATCCAAACCTTCCTCTTCGGAGCGGAAACGGACGTGGCCAAAACATATAA